The following proteins are encoded in a genomic region of Planctomycetaceae bacterium:
- a CDS encoding 3-hydroxyacyl-ACP dehydratase FabZ family protein: MKFCLVDRITALVPGQSISTIKNVSLAEEYLQDHFPGFSVMPGVLMVESMVQSCAWLLRVTDDFRHSTILLRQARAVKFNSFLKPGQTLEVTATLKQNDESSAAFQAAGTVDGASAVSARLVLSKQNLASGKSDMATNDERILIAMRELFEQIRP; the protein is encoded by the coding sequence ATGAAATTCTGCTTAGTCGATCGCATCACGGCTCTCGTGCCGGGGCAATCGATTTCCACGATCAAGAACGTCTCTCTGGCTGAGGAGTATCTCCAGGATCACTTCCCGGGGTTTTCTGTGATGCCCGGCGTCTTGATGGTGGAGTCAATGGTCCAGAGCTGTGCCTGGTTGCTGCGAGTGACTGACGATTTTCGACACAGCACGATTCTGTTACGTCAAGCGCGTGCCGTGAAATTCAACAGCTTTCTCAAGCCGGGGCAGACTCTGGAGGTCACCGCGACTCTGAAACAGAATGACGAAAGTTCCGCCGCGTTTCAGGCTGCTGGCACGGTCGACGGCGCGTCGGCTGTCAGTGCGCGTCTGGTGCTTTCGAAGCAGAATCTCGCTTCAGGAAAGTCCGACATGGCGACAAATGACGAACGGATCCTGATCGCGATGCGTGAGCTATTTGAGCAGATTCGGCCCTGA